One genomic segment of Helianthus annuus cultivar XRQ/B chromosome 14, HanXRQr2.0-SUNRISE, whole genome shotgun sequence includes these proteins:
- the LOC110905345 gene encoding chaperone protein dnaJ 11, chloroplastic-like gives MAISTSSSLFTSPNIHFNSHKPLHSSSSSVRFGRTRVFGAFATAERTGNTSSLSLYEVLGVGVGADTLEVKGAYRRLARVLHPDVRSCESSADEFMKVHLAYTTLVDPEKRAAYDRSLVLHRRTEMRFARSHRSRRWETDQCW, from the coding sequence ATGGCGATTTCAACTTCATCTTCCTTGTTTACTTCCCCTAATATCCATTTCAATTCACACAAACCGTTACATTCAAGTTCAAGCTCGGTCCGATTTGGAAGAACTCGGGTTTTTGGGGCTTTTGCCACCGCGGAGAGGACGGGTAACACTAGCTCTTTGTCGTTGTACGAGGTGCTTGGGGTTGGTGTTGGTGCGGACACGTTAGAGGTGAAAGGAGCGTACCGGAGATTAGCTAGAGTTTTGCATCCGGATGTGAGAAGTTGTGAGTCTTCGGCGGATGAGTTCATGAAAGTGCACTTGGCTTATACTACACTTGTTGATCCTGAAAAACGAGCGGCGTATGATCGCAGTCTTGTTCTTCATAGGAGGACTGAGATGAGATTTGCCCGTAGCCACCGGTCAAGAAGATGGGAGACGGATCAGTGTTGGTAG